The Calothrix sp. PCC 7507 DNA segment ATGGCAACATCTCGACGACTTGCTAAACTCGGTGCTTACATGCGTCCCCATTGGCGGGAGACGCTATTCGGCATTATCGCTTTGTTCTCTGTGAATGCCTTGGGTGTGTATATACCCTGGTTGATTCGTGGTTGTGTTGACGCACTTTCAACGACATTCAGCTGGCAGCAAATAATAAATTATGTCGTAATAATTATCTTGCTCAGTTCAGCAATGTGGTTAATGCGTATGGCATCCCGCATCTGGCTATTTGGGGTAGGCCGTGAGGTGGAATTTGACCTAAAACAGCGGATTTTTCAACACCTACTCAAGCTGGAGCCTGCTTATTTTGCGACTAATACAGCTGGCGATTTGATTAGTAGAGCTACAAGTGATGTAGAAAATATCAGGCGGTTGTTGGGTTTCGCCGTACTGAGTTTAGCAAATACGTTGTTTGCCTATGCTCTAACACTGCCAGTAATGTTGTTAATTAGTGTGGATCTCACATTAGCTTCCCTGGCAGTATATCCTTTGATGTTCTTGTTGGTGCATCTATTTAGCGATCGCTTACGCCAACAACAAACAGCAGTACAAGAGCAACTCTCCGACATCAGTGGACTCATTCAAGAAGATATCAGCGGTATCGCCCTGATTAAAATCTACGCCCAAGAAGAAAACGAGCGTCAAGCCTTCGCCAATCAAAATCAACAACTATTGGCGGCTAACTTGGAACTAGCAAAAAGCCGCAATACGCTATTTCCCCTCATTGGTGGACTAGCAAGTTTTAGTTCACTGGTGATTATCTGGCTAGGTGCGACGCGAATTTCCACAGGAACGCTGGCTGTTGGTGACTTTTTGGCGCTATTGATTTATGTGGAACGGCTGGTTTTCCCCACGGCTTTGTTAGGATTCACCATCACCGCCTACCAAAGGGGTGAGGTGAGTATTGATCGTCTAGAATCTATTCTCTCAGTGACACCAAAGATTCAAGACACTGCAGAAGTTGTACATTTGCCCCAGTCTAAAGTTAAAGGGAAACTCACAGCTAAAAATTTCAACTATACTTACCCAGGCTACAATACCCAGGCGATCGCCAAGGTTAATTTTACGATCCATCCTGGGGAAACAGTGGCAATTGTCGGGGCGATCGGTTCAGGGAAATCCACTTTAGCCAATGCCTTACCCCGCTTGTTAGATATTGCACCAGGACAATTATATTTAGATGACACAGATATTACCAAAATAGCATTGGCAGATTTGCGCGGGGCGATCGCCTATGTCCCACAAGATAGCTTTCTCTTCAGCACCACCATCAAAAACAATATCCGTTACGGGGACCCAGTTAGTGAACAGCAGGATGTCGAAGCCGTAGCCCAACTCGCTCAGATTCACCCAGAAATTCATAACTTTCCCCAGCAATATGAGACCATAGTCGGAGAACGTGGCATCACCCTCTCTGGTGGTCAGCGTCAACGTACAGCCTTGGCTAGGGCAATGCTCATCGATGCCCCAGTGTTAATTTTGGATGATGCCCTCTCCAGCGTTGATAATCAAACAGCAACACAAATCCTCAAAAATATTTCCGGTGGCACGGAACGAAAAACTGTGATTTTTATCACTCATCAATTATCAGCCGCCGCTGCTGCTGACAGAATTTTCGTCATGGACAAAGGTCAAATTGTCCAGATTGGTACTCATTTTGAACTTGTACAACAGACGGGGCTTTATAGAAACTTATGGAGTCAGCATCAGGTTGAGGAACTATTGCATTAGAAAAGTCAGTTGTCAGGGTTAGGTCTGATAACTGATAACTGATAACTGTTCACTGTTCACTGCTTCCCATTGCATTACCGGCTAAATAGGCGGTTGTCCAAGCACTTTGGAAGTTAAACCCACCTGTAATGCCATCAATATCTAAGATTTCTCCAGCAAAATATAAACCAGGAACTAACCTACTTTCCATTGTCTTGAAGTTGACTTCTTTGAGGTTAACGCCTCCACAGGTGACAAATTCTTCTTTGAAAACTCCTTTACCTGTAATTGCGTATTCTCCTTGGGTGAGTTCTCTTACCAGTTGATTCAATTTTTTATTAGATATTTCTGCCCAACGATCATCGGCAGTGATATCAATACGGGTGATGATATATTGCCAGAGGCGGTGGGGTAAGTCCACGCCACGATGCAAAGCAATTGGACGTTTACCCCATTCAGCTTTGACATCTAAGATTTTTTGCCGTACTTGTTCTTGCTGTAAATGTGGCAGCCAATTAATCAATAATGTGGTTTGGTAGTGGCTGTCATGTAAAACTCTCGCACCCCAAGCAGAAAGCTTCAACACAGCGGGGCCACTCATTCCCCAGTGGGTAATTAGCAAGGGGCCAGTTTGTTCTAGTTGGGGTTTTCCATCAATAGACAACCGTAACTGTACAGGATCAACGCTGACTCCTGCTAATGCTCTCAGTTTTTCATCGACAATATTGAAGGTAAATAATGAAGGAACAGGCGGTTCTATATGATGACCAAATTCTTGAGCTATTTTATAACCCCCTAGACTGTTTCCTGTCGCCAGTAATAGGCGATCGCATTTTAGCGTCTCTCCCGACTTCAAAACCAGCTCAAATTGATTCTTGGCTGGTTGTTTCACCGAACTAACAGGGGTTCCCAGCCGCAGTTCTATCCCCGCCGTCGCCGCAGCTTTAATCAGACATTCGACAATCGTTTCGGAATTATTTGTAATCGGAAACATCCGGCCATCAGCTTCTGTTTTCAGATGTACTCCGCGAGTAGCAAACCAAGCTACTGTATCCTGCGCCTGAAAGCGAGTAAACGCACCCAGCAAAGCTTTACCGCCTCTGGGGTAATTTTGCACCAATCTATCTGCTTCAAAGCAAGCATGAGTGACATTACAGCGTCCCCCACCAGAAATTAGGACTTTCGCTAGTGGGTGACGACTAGCTTCGAGTAAAGTGACATGGGCGTGAGGATTAGCTTTAGCACAAGCGATCGCACCAAAAAATCCCGCTGCCCCACCCCCAACAACTACAATTCGTAACGATAACAATTTCAATAACGTCTCAATAGCACCTACTTTCTAGGTTAGTGCAGTAGAGGCAAAATAATTCTCAAAAGGTCAAGAGTCAAGGGTCATTTATTCTTTTGTCCCAATTCCCAATTCCCAATTCCCAATTCACTCTTCCGGTTCAAAATCATCTTTCGTCGCACCACACACTGGGCATACCCAATCATCTGGTATTTCTTCAAAGGGAGTTCCCGGTGCTATCCCAGCATCAGGATCACCATCTTCTGGGTCATATACGTGACCACACACAGTACATACATATTTTGCCATTTTGCTCTCTCCTAACAAACTTTTAACATTACTTTACAGTTACATGCTGCCGTCAGTATGCTGGAGTAAGTACGTCATAATCTTTAAAAAAAGATTATATTAAAACTTGTCTACTGAACCAGACCTGATATAGTAATACACTCAACTGTTAGTTTTTATTAGATAGCGTCGTAAATTTAAGTAAATGCAACAGGTAGTTCACGAAATTTCTCACACTGCTATGTTAGAAACGCCACCAAGTTTTTTGTACGTAACTGAGGATAGCGATCGCGATCGCCCCCAGCAATAATATCCAAATAATCCCACCTGGAATAAAAGTCAGTAGACCAAAGCCCCTCAATAACCAGACAGCGATGCCCATACCGAGAAGGATACCGAAAACCTGGGTTAATCTGCGACTTAAAGAAGATTGACTCACCTAATTTCCCTCTTCACTCAAACTTCATGAAATGCAACTTGCATATTTAATTGTGTTTGTGCCATTCTAGCTGTTGCCAACGCAGTTTTTTATCTAGAAGTGTTGCTGGTGTGAAAACTGCTGAGAATACTTCTTGACATAATCGTAAGATTAAACACATACTTTTAAGTGGATTCACAGAATAATATTTTCAGTGTAACTATTTCCGGAAAACTCGTCTGTTGGACTGGAACTAGAATTTAAAGGGTTGGACTGGATCTGATTTGGATGATTTGCTGTTTCAACCCTGACAGGTGAATGAGTGGAGGAGTAACAGAAATCAATATGTCTGCATTCTATATCTCAGATTCAATGATTCCCGGCTCTGATCTGCCTTGGAGTCAAGATAAACAAAAGTTGCTAATGCAAGGCGAAATCTTGGTAAAACTAGGATCGCATACAGCCTGGGGTGGTGCTGTTACAGCTTGGATGTATGTACCGCTAGTGCGATCGCAAGTATGGCAACAACTCACCGATTACCCCCGTTGGGTACAATATTTTCCTGATATCACCAGAAGTGAAGTTCTACAAAAAGGTGAAGTCAAGCGCCTGTATCAAGCAGCACAAAAAGCTTTTCTATTTTTCACCGCCCAAGTAGAAATCTATCTCAATGTCGTAGAAGTATTGGGGCAACAAATTCAATTTCGGATGGAAACAGGCACTTTTGAAGACTTTAAAGCCAATTTAGAGTTAAAAGATTGCGGTAGCGGCACTTTGCTCGCTTATAATGTGCAAGCCACCCCCAATATCCCCATCCCTTCAATTTTCATTCAACAAGCAATGAATTTTGAGTTACCCGCGAATATGCGTAAAATGCGACAAGTGCTTTGTAAAGGTCAATAACGGCAATGTTACAGGCAAGAGACGTTTTGGACTTTTGGTTTGGTCATCCCGATGAACCAGGTTACGGTAAACCACAGGCTTTTTGGTTTAATAAAACACCAGATTTTGATCAGGAACTACGAAGCAAGTTTCTTAAAGAATACCAAAAAGCCGCAGATGGATATCTAGATGATTGGATCGATTCACCCAACACCTGTCTGGCATTGATTCTATTGCTAGATCAATTTCCCCGAAATATGTTTCGTGGTACTCCCGAAGCCTTTGCAACTGACTGGGAAGCACTCTCAGCCGCACAGCAAGCCATTGCACAAGGCTACGATCGCCTATTCTTGCCTGTACAACGCTGGTTTATTTATTTACCCTTTGAACACAGCGAAAACCTAGAGCATCAGCATCACAGTGTCAAGTTATTTCAGGAACTCAGTCATGATCCCGAAAGTGCCAGTGCCATTGAGTATGCATTTCAGCATATGGAAATAATCAAGCGTTTTGGCCGCTTTCCTCATCGCAATATTATTTTAGGAAGGACATCAACACCAGAAGAAAAAGAATTTTTGCTGCAGCCTAATTCATTATTTTAGATTGTCATTTGTCATTAGTTATTTGTCATTTATTAGGTAGATTAGGAAATAAACTGGGCATAAAATTTTTACACTCAGAAACTTTCAAGCCTATTGCCTATTGCCTATTGCCTATTGTCTTACAGCTTCTGATAGATTTATTGATGGCTCAGAAAAGTTTGATTCACTTTCTAACCATGATTGATTTAGCTCACTTTCACTGAAGTTGTATCCTAAACTTGCTGCCAGACTAACAATTTTAGTTTTATCCCAATGGTGGCTGCCAAAAAAACCTTGACGGCAGCACTTATGATAATATTTTTCATAAATAGCTGGTTCTGATATTAACAATTCATAAAAAGCATTAACCTGTTTTAGCGACATAAAAACTTTGCGCCTCTGTCGTGATTTTTGTGCCTACTAAAAACTACATCCGAGTAACAAATAATTCCGGCTAGATCGCGAAAATACTACATTACTTTTCTTTATGGTACTGCGTTAAGGTCTAATTAAGATAAATTTATAACTAGTACGCAACAGCACAAATAAATCGCCCATTACAAAATACTGAAAAGCTTGCTGTACAAGTTTCTTCGTTTCAGAATAGCCTGCGGCAAGCCGTACTCTCCGAGAAGCCGCCTCCGGCGTCTACCGCGTCTACAGACTTCAGCCTTTTTATACTAGGGTTTGGATGCGTAATCAAATAACTCTGTCTGGAAAAAACTCTGAAAAATATGTTTGAGTGCAGCTGTTTGAATCTGAGCGATCGCTTTGCTAAGTTCTAGCCATTGGCGTTGCCTTTGACTTGCTTCTGGATAATCTTCACTGACCATGACAACTGCTAATAAATACATCTTAACTTGGTAAATATTGCCACGTTTGCGATATTTATAAATACCGAGTTCATTAATATTTACCTGTCCCATAACCCCAGCTTCTTCCCAGGCTTCTTTAGCTGCTGAGTCGTGTGGACTCATACCATTAGAGATTCCTCCTTTAGGAATCACCCAGCGTTGGCGATCGCGGGTTGTGATCAATAGGACTTCGATTCTACCATTTTGGATTCTATAAGGAATCACTCCAGATTGCTGAAATATTTTGCTGACTTTTCGACTCATGTGAATTAAACTTTTATGATGTAATTCAGCCCTTGTTTATTGCTAGCAGCTAGTCTTGGGAAATTTAGACGAAATGCAGATGAAATAGTGCCATTTAACTTTTAAAGTTGATTTTCACTGGATTTTCTCAACTCTGAATAAAAACTAGCTTCATACCTTATTGAATTTTTCTGAATGTGAATCCCAAATTCCTCAGTCTAGAGATATATAGCTGTTTTCAGATTAGTGAAGTAGGATTTTAAATTGCCAAGCCTGTAGGAGTGGACTATACCCCATTAGTGTCAACTTAAGGTAGAAGTCTTGCTAAAAGTTGCGTTAAGTGCGGTGGCAATTTGTGCAAAAAC contains these protein-coding regions:
- a CDS encoding ABC transporter ATP-binding protein is translated as MATSRRLAKLGAYMRPHWRETLFGIIALFSVNALGVYIPWLIRGCVDALSTTFSWQQIINYVVIIILLSSAMWLMRMASRIWLFGVGREVEFDLKQRIFQHLLKLEPAYFATNTAGDLISRATSDVENIRRLLGFAVLSLANTLFAYALTLPVMLLISVDLTLASLAVYPLMFLLVHLFSDRLRQQQTAVQEQLSDISGLIQEDISGIALIKIYAQEENERQAFANQNQQLLAANLELAKSRNTLFPLIGGLASFSSLVIIWLGATRISTGTLAVGDFLALLIYVERLVFPTALLGFTITAYQRGEVSIDRLESILSVTPKIQDTAEVVHLPQSKVKGKLTAKNFNYTYPGYNTQAIAKVNFTIHPGETVAIVGAIGSGKSTLANALPRLLDIAPGQLYLDDTDITKIALADLRGAIAYVPQDSFLFSTTIKNNIRYGDPVSEQQDVEAVAQLAQIHPEIHNFPQQYETIVGERGITLSGGQRQRTALARAMLIDAPVLILDDALSSVDNQTATQILKNISGGTERKTVIFITHQLSAAAAADRIFVMDKGQIVQIGTHFELVQQTGLYRNLWSQHQVEELLH
- a CDS encoding NAD(P)/FAD-dependent oxidoreductase, translating into MLSLRIVVVGGGAAGFFGAIACAKANPHAHVTLLEASRHPLAKVLISGGGRCNVTHACFEADRLVQNYPRGGKALLGAFTRFQAQDTVAWFATRGVHLKTEADGRMFPITNNSETIVECLIKAAATAGIELRLGTPVSSVKQPAKNQFELVLKSGETLKCDRLLLATGNSLGGYKIAQEFGHHIEPPVPSLFTFNIVDEKLRALAGVSVDPVQLRLSIDGKPQLEQTGPLLITHWGMSGPAVLKLSAWGARVLHDSHYQTTLLINWLPHLQQEQVRQKILDVKAEWGKRPIALHRGVDLPHRLWQYIITRIDITADDRWAEISNKKLNQLVRELTQGEYAITGKGVFKEEFVTCGGVNLKEVNFKTMESRLVPGLYFAGEILDIDGITGGFNFQSAWTTAYLAGNAMGSSEQ
- the rd gene encoding rubredoxin; its protein translation is MAKYVCTVCGHVYDPEDGDPDAGIAPGTPFEEIPDDWVCPVCGATKDDFEPEE
- a CDS encoding SRPBCC family protein produces the protein MSAFYISDSMIPGSDLPWSQDKQKLLMQGEILVKLGSHTAWGGAVTAWMYVPLVRSQVWQQLTDYPRWVQYFPDITRSEVLQKGEVKRLYQAAQKAFLFFTAQVEIYLNVVEVLGQQIQFRMETGTFEDFKANLELKDCGSGTLLAYNVQATPNIPIPSIFIQQAMNFELPANMRKMRQVLCKGQ
- a CDS encoding DUF924 family protein: MLQARDVLDFWFGHPDEPGYGKPQAFWFNKTPDFDQELRSKFLKEYQKAADGYLDDWIDSPNTCLALILLLDQFPRNMFRGTPEAFATDWEALSAAQQAIAQGYDRLFLPVQRWFIYLPFEHSENLEHQHHSVKLFQELSHDPESASAIEYAFQHMEIIKRFGRFPHRNIILGRTSTPEEKEFLLQPNSLF
- a CDS encoding Nif11-like leader peptide family natural product precursor, with translation MSLKQVNAFYELLISEPAIYEKYYHKCCRQGFFGSHHWDKTKIVSLAASLGYNFSESELNQSWLESESNFSEPSINLSEAVRQ
- a CDS encoding NUDIX hydrolase, yielding MSRKVSKIFQQSGVIPYRIQNGRIEVLLITTRDRQRWVIPKGGISNGMSPHDSAAKEAWEEAGVMGQVNINELGIYKYRKRGNIYQVKMYLLAVVMVSEDYPEASQRQRQWLELSKAIAQIQTAALKHIFQSFFQTELFDYASKP